From Debaryomyces hansenii CBS767 chromosome C complete sequence, a single genomic window includes:
- a CDS encoding DEHA2C08338p (weakly similar to uniprot|P53083 Saccharomyces cerevisiae YGL219C MDM34 Mitochondrial outer membrane protein), with product MSFNVNWNSLETESLSSWTKELLTDALNSGKRPNILASGIQIKDLNFGKVGPSFEILEIGELDKDRFRGIFKINYEGDFHLTLHTKVQANPLKIYSSNSLDREVNQFDEMNNFVTPDFLLCNDPFALPLDLKLSDIKISGIGIIVFSQTKGLTLVFRNDPLDSIKVSSTFDTVQVLANFLQSQIEDQIGDLFRETLPTLIHELSLKYTSLNESNFSDLQSKLKSKMNNLDTEDLEKISINDVNSEFNYSSTNLRKNMNLFNSRETLNLSIPKLKNIVQRSHLEKFNKHLPNLVSTLNLNLNLPDVNVNNNIAPSQNNNCIPIDLLINNNNNLENILTEISSIQTSSYYNKLNSNNNGSKPNRRVIKLGGKKSKKASSANPLDQTPEYSEVSTLIDDSMEHSTIEHSTFESPVSLEHANLIDLKQPKPMRCTRDISIDTSKPILSHSHFHANGNSNTNSPHHPNSSLLRGVGLGNNYFNFTSNQQISTSHIENDEDRLMNKKSNNYIDIKSINNKSVDSKNIDQWKKLDFDKASLRQNCSSPQHNVFEVPPPPPYQY from the coding sequence atgtCATTTAATGTGAACTGGAACTCGCTAGAGACAGAGTCATTAAGTTCATGGACGAAAGAGTTATTGACGGATGCATTGAATTCGGGGAAGAGACCGAACATCCTTGCGTCGGGCATTCAgattaaagatttaaattttggaaAGGTGGGGCCCAGTTTTGAGATTTTGGAGATTGGAGAATTGGATAAAGACAGGTTTAGGGGGATTTTTAAGATAAACTACGAAGGTGATTTCCATTTGACGTTGCATACGAAGGTTCAGGCCAACCCACTCAAGATATACAGCTCGAACTCATTGGACAGAGAGGTGAATCAGTTTGATGAAATGAACAATTTCGTGACGCCGGATTTTCTTCTCTGTAACGATCCATTTGCATTACCGTTAGATTTGAAACTCAGCGACATCAAGATATCGGGGATTGGGATAATTGTGTTTAGTCAGACCAAGGGACTAACTCTTGTGTTCAGAAATGATCCGTTGGATTCGATCAAAGTATCATCAACTTTCGACACCGTGCAGGTGTTGGCAAATTTTTTGCAAAGCCAGATTGAAGACCAGATCGGAGATCTATTTAGGGAAACATTGCCAACGTTGATCCATGAATTGTCATTGAAGTATACTTCGTTGAACGAATCCAATTTCAGTGACTTGCAATCTAAATTGAAGAGCAAGATGAACAATCTCGATACAGAAGACTTAGAGAAAATATCCATTAACGATGTCAATTCGGAATTCAATTATTCCAGCACCAACTTACGAAAGAACATGAACcttttcaattcaagaGAAACCTTAAACTTGAGTATTCCAAAGttaaagaatattgtaCAAAGATCACACTTGGAAAAGTTTAACAAGCATTTGCCAAACTTGGTCAGCactttgaatttaaatcttAATTTGCCCGATGTTAACgtcaacaacaacatcgCTCCCtctcaaaataataactgCATTCCAATCGATTTGctaatcaataataataacaacctcgaaaatattttgaccGAAATCTCCAGCATTCAAACCAGCAGCtattataataaattgaatagtAATAACAATGGGTCAAAGCCTAACAGGAGGGTCATCAAACTAGGTGGAAAGAAATCTAAGAAGGCAAGCAGTGCTAATCCTTTGGACCAAACCCCAGAATACAGCGAAGTGTCTACTTTGATAGATGATTCAATGGAACATTCCACGATCGAACATTCTACTTTTGAAAGTCCCGTCTCGTTAGAACATGCgaatttgattgatttaAAGCAACCCAAACCAATGAGATGTACAAGGGATATCAGTATCGACACTTCAAAGCCTATTCTCTCGCATTCACATTTCCACGCCAACGGCAACTCAAATACGAACTCTCCTCACCACCCTAACTCTTCCTTGTTACGTGGTGTAGGATTGGGTAATAACTACTTCAACTTTACCAGCAACCAACAGATCTCCACCTCCCATATCGAAAACGACGAAGACagattaatgaataaaaaaTCTAACAATTACATTGATATCAAGTCTATCAATAACAAATCCGTTGATTCGAAGAACATCGACCAATGGAAGAAGTTGGATTTTGATAAAGCTAGCCTTAGACAAAATTGCAGCTCGCCGCAGCATAATGTTTTCGAGgtaccaccaccaccaccataTCAATATTAG
- a CDS encoding DEHA2C08360p (similar to uniprot|P38843 Saccharomyces cerevisiae YHR142w CHS7): protein MAFGNFDTICNITSLPLCSVVGSVNETSYFTRGIVPDCYARSVELANTMVFQIGNAFVHFGGLIILLIIIFNVRAKYTAIGRTEMLFFFYLIICLIVSSLVVDCGVSPPSSGSYAYFVAVQLGLASASCICILYNGLLCFQFWEDGSRKSMWSLRVICFCWFVVNFIVALVTFKSWDSALDSRKTMAMFVITYLINAIILAFYVISQIVLVVFALDSYWPLGAILLGVFFFVAGQVLTYEFSDDICRGASHYIDGLFFGSACNIFTVMMIYKFWDMITVDDLEFSVANVEHGVTAFGGDDEKRGSTIFS, encoded by the coding sequence ATGGcatttggaaattttgaTACCATATGTAATATTACTTCCTTACCCTTGTGTTCCGTGGTGGGATCAGTCAATGAGACGTCATATTTTACTAGAGGTATAGTTCCAGATTGCTATGCTAGATCGGTAGAGTTGGCTAACACTATGGTGTTCCAAATAGGAAATGCATTTGTTCATTTTGGTGGATTGATAATCTTGttgattattatatttaatgttAGAGCAAAGTACACAGCTATTGGTAGAACCGAGAtgcttttctttttttatcttattatttgtttGATTGTCAGCTCGTTAGTTGTTGATTGTGGTGTATCGCCACCATCGTCCGGCAGTTATGCGTATTTTGTGGCCGTTCAGCTAGGATTAGCCAGTGCATCGTGTATCTGTATTTTGTATAATGGACTCTTATGTTTCCAGTTTTGGGAGGATGGATCGAGAAAATCGATGTGGTCGTTAAGAGTGATCTGTTTCTGCTGGTTCGTAGTTAACTTTATCGTGGCTTTGGTTACTTTCAAGAGCTGGGATAGTGCATTAGACAGCAGAAAGACGATGGCCATGTTTGTGATCACGTACCTTATTAATGCTATTATATTGGCATTTTATGTGATATCTCAGATAGTACTTGTTGTTTTTGCTCTCGATTCATACTGGCCCTTGGGTGCCATCTTGTTGGGGgtattcttctttgttgCCGGCCAAGTGTTGACTTATGAATTCAGTGACGATATTTGTCGTGGTGCTTCCCATTACATCGACGGGTTGTTTTTTGGAAGTGCTTGTAACATCTTTACTGTTATGATGATCTATAAGTTCTGGGATATGATAACGGTAGACGATTTAGAATTCTCGGTGGCTAATGTGGAACATGGTGTTACTGCCTTTGGCGGTGACGACGAGAAAAGAGGTAGTACAATTTTTAGCTAA